One region of Marivirga arenosa genomic DNA includes:
- a CDS encoding LytR/AlgR family response regulator transcription factor translates to MKMSTKMNVLIVEDEHLAAEGLKSYVSEINFLNLIGYCENALEANKFLAEKSIDLMFLDIQMPKLTGIDFLKSLSKPPMVIFTTAYPNYALQGYELDVIDYLVKPYPFDRFLKAVNKAKDRFDLSYHGVSSDDSSQNEYFFVKTEHKLEKVIFNEINYVQAMENYVVIHSHKQSIITLMTMKAMEEIVEDKPFLRIHKSYLINKDKVEAIEGNSIHIGGKTLPISRQKKSQVLDQIIKS, encoded by the coding sequence ATGAAAATGAGCACTAAAATGAATGTTTTAATTGTTGAGGACGAACATTTGGCAGCGGAAGGATTAAAATCATATGTTTCTGAAATCAATTTTTTAAACCTGATTGGCTATTGTGAAAATGCATTGGAAGCAAATAAATTTCTGGCCGAAAAATCTATCGACCTAATGTTTTTAGACATTCAGATGCCAAAATTGACAGGCATTGATTTTCTGAAATCTCTTTCAAAACCGCCTATGGTGATATTCACTACTGCTTATCCTAATTATGCATTACAAGGTTACGAGCTTGATGTGATTGATTATTTGGTTAAACCTTATCCATTTGATCGTTTCTTAAAAGCTGTAAATAAAGCAAAAGACAGATTTGATTTATCTTATCATGGTGTGAGCTCAGATGATTCTTCTCAAAATGAATATTTCTTTGTCAAGACTGAGCATAAACTTGAAAAAGTGATTTTTAATGAAATTAATTATGTTCAAGCTATGGAGAATTATGTGGTAATTCACAGTCATAAACAAAGTATTATCACATTAATGACTATGAAAGCTATGGAAGAGATTGTAGAGGATAAACCGTTCTTAAGAATCCATAAAAGTTACTTGATTAATAAAGATAAGGTGGAGGCTATAGAAGGTAATTCAATTCATATTGGAGGCAAAACGCTTCCTATTTCACGCCAAAAGAAAAGCCAAGTCTTGGATCAAATAATAAAATCATGA
- a CDS encoding amino acid carrier protein — protein MKKSLRLVSIIIFLTFFNFISYASINSQNDSLGVEIELINPSKSINDGGIKLSPFGGTPPYQFKWSNKNTPLTANEASGLIEGFEYNVKITDANDVSITKNITIPAESITENFNSVFEPVVQFMSKVLFWDPFEAVGLYDPIVYTDKEMIKTPEWTAKTDKIFILKKKLVQDGEKVNKGDEIAIVSIDNEDADVVKAPESGVIDFNEEEGNVIFSPNNTKHLIEQGAQYFASITFEEERPLLHPNGDIRKNSIPFIVVWLIAGAAFFTVRMGFINVRGFKHSIDLARGKYSDPNAPGKVTHFQALATAVSATVGLGNIAGVAVAISIGGAGATFWMILAGLLGMSSKFVECTLGVKYREIKADGKIFGGPMNYLRYGLEKRNIKGLGKVLAGVFAVLCVGASFGAGNMFQSNQSFQIMASQFAVLEGWGFWFGIGLAVLVGIVIIGGIESIAKVTGKVVPIMAIIYVLAALTIIGINIENLGPALSAIYNGALNSSALKGGFIGVLIIGFQRAAFSNEAGVGSAAIAHSATKTHNPPSEGFVGLMEPFIDTVVVCTLTALVLIFTGMHEVPGVTGVKLTAQAFGSVISWFPYVLAIAVFLFAFSTMISWSYYGMRGWTYLFGKTNRSELAYKIVFLVFVVVGASVSLGAVLDFSDMMILAMSVPNMIGLYILSKEVRTDLATYMKKLKEGNLGKPVEELQEDVAE, from the coding sequence ATGAAGAAATCATTACGATTAGTTTCGATAATTATCTTTCTTACTTTTTTCAATTTTATTTCATATGCTTCGATTAATTCACAAAATGACTCTTTAGGGGTTGAGATAGAATTAATTAATCCTTCCAAATCGATAAATGATGGAGGAATAAAATTGTCACCCTTTGGCGGAACTCCACCCTATCAGTTTAAATGGTCTAACAAAAACACACCATTAACTGCTAATGAGGCTTCAGGACTTATAGAAGGTTTTGAGTATAATGTAAAAATTACTGATGCCAATGATGTAAGCATCACCAAGAACATTACCATTCCTGCTGAATCTATAACTGAGAATTTCAATTCTGTATTTGAGCCAGTGGTTCAATTTATGAGTAAAGTGCTCTTTTGGGATCCTTTTGAAGCAGTGGGTCTTTATGATCCAATTGTGTATACTGATAAAGAAATGATCAAAACACCAGAATGGACTGCTAAAACAGATAAGATATTCATACTTAAAAAGAAGCTGGTTCAGGATGGTGAAAAAGTAAATAAAGGAGATGAAATAGCAATTGTTTCCATAGATAATGAAGATGCAGATGTAGTGAAAGCACCAGAAAGCGGTGTTATTGATTTTAATGAAGAAGAGGGCAATGTTATTTTCAGTCCTAATAATACAAAACATTTGATTGAACAGGGTGCTCAATATTTTGCTAGCATCACTTTTGAAGAAGAACGTCCACTATTACACCCTAATGGTGACATTAGAAAAAATAGTATCCCATTTATTGTAGTTTGGCTAATAGCAGGAGCTGCTTTCTTTACAGTAAGGATGGGATTCATCAACGTAAGAGGTTTCAAGCACTCAATTGATTTAGCAAGAGGAAAGTACAGCGACCCTAATGCGCCTGGTAAAGTAACCCACTTTCAGGCTTTAGCTACAGCAGTATCTGCAACTGTAGGTTTAGGAAACATTGCAGGTGTAGCCGTTGCCATTTCAATTGGTGGTGCGGGAGCTACTTTCTGGATGATATTGGCAGGATTACTTGGAATGTCATCAAAATTCGTAGAATGTACATTAGGAGTGAAATACAGAGAAATTAAGGCCGATGGTAAAATTTTTGGTGGCCCCATGAATTACCTGCGGTATGGATTAGAGAAACGTAACATCAAAGGATTAGGAAAAGTATTAGCTGGGGTTTTCGCAGTATTATGTGTAGGGGCTTCATTTGGTGCTGGAAATATGTTCCAGTCAAATCAATCCTTCCAAATTATGGCTTCACAGTTTGCAGTGTTAGAAGGCTGGGGATTCTGGTTTGGGATAGGTTTAGCGGTTCTAGTGGGAATCGTTATCATTGGTGGTATTGAAAGTATTGCCAAAGTTACGGGTAAGGTTGTACCTATTATGGCAATCATTTATGTGCTTGCAGCCTTAACTATTATTGGAATCAATATTGAAAACTTGGGACCTGCACTTTCAGCTATATACAATGGAGCCTTAAATTCTAGCGCACTAAAAGGAGGATTTATAGGTGTTTTAATAATTGGTTTCCAAAGAGCGGCTTTCTCAAATGAGGCGGGTGTAGGTTCTGCAGCCATCGCTCACAGTGCTACTAAAACTCACAATCCACCATCAGAAGGATTTGTAGGGTTAATGGAGCCTTTTATTGATACCGTTGTAGTTTGTACATTAACAGCACTAGTGCTTATTTTCACAGGCATGCATGAAGTACCAGGAGTTACAGGCGTAAAATTAACTGCTCAAGCTTTTGGTTCTGTTATTTCATGGTTCCCATATGTATTAGCAATAGCCGTTTTCTTATTTGCATTTTCCACCATGATTTCATGGTCATATTATGGAATGAGAGGCTGGACTTATCTTTTTGGAAAAACCAACAGATCTGAATTAGCTTATAAAATAGTATTCTTAGTATTTGTAGTAGTGGGTGCTTCAGTAAGTTTAGGTGCAGTATTAGACTTCTCAGATATGATGATACTTGCCATGTCAGTTCCTAATATGATTGGTTTATACATCTTATCTAAAGAAGTTAGAACTGATTTAGCTACTTATATGAAAAAGCTAAAAGAAGGAAACTTAGGGAAACCTGTTGAAGAATTACAAGAAGATGTAGCTGAGTAA